In a single window of the Daphnia carinata strain CSIRO-1 chromosome 4, CSIRO_AGI_Dcar_HiC_V3, whole genome shotgun sequence genome:
- the LOC130694806 gene encoding DNA replication licensing factor mcm2-like codes for MSDYNAASPPPMSVSSLEPATPSSRRAGRRVRSQSRASATSVETGITTGGAAGSVADDELPEFDDEQDLGGDDDDNAVLEEDEDEGEELFGDNMEADYRAIPALDRYDGEELDESDYDAISETGRREAERAMRKRDQEMGVGDMRRGLFYDESDEDDESRPARKRRLAERAAEGMEVENEQAVESIENLEDMQGYSVSEWVSLLAPRMEILNRFKNFLRTYTDSKGNAIFKEKIRHMCEENKSSFELDYNKLASEEHVLAYFLPEAPLEMLAIFDEATKDIVLAMFPQYERIAKEIHVRITDLPLVEDIRSLRQLHLNQLVRTHGVVTAQTGVLPQLSVVKYDCNKCSYVLGPFAQTQNNEVKPTSCPECQSTGPFQINMEQTVYQNYQRVTLQEAPGKVVAGRLPRAKDAILLGDLCDMCKPGDEIELTGVYTNNYDGSLNTAQGFPVFATVLLANHIAKKDGDASTRSLTDEDVKAIMALSKDERIAERIVASIGPSIYGHNDIKRALALALFGGESKNPGQKHQVRGDINVLICGDPGTAKSQFLKYVEKIAPRAVFTTGQGASAVGLTAYVQRSPVTREWTLEAGALVLADKGFCLIDEFDKMNDQDRTSIHEAMEQQSISISKAGIVTSLQARCSVMAAANPLGGRYDPSITFSENVDLTEPILSRFDILCVVRDTVDAVQDEYLARFVVNSHIRHHPNVTNSEQMENNPVDINDTNLSGVEKIPQDLLRKYITYAREKIHPKLHQIDQDKIARMYSDLRRESMATGSIPITVRHIESMIRLAEAHAKLHLREYVIDDDVNMAIRVMLESFIDTQKYSVMRTMRKTFARYLAYKRDNNELLFFLLRQLVHEQTVYLRNRFDSEPDTVEILESDLIDRARQINILNLKPFYESEIFQANRFTHDPKKKMIIQTL; via the exons ATGTCG GATTATAATGCTGCATCACCTCCACCAATGAGCGTGTCTTCGTTGGAGCCTGCTACTCCATCCAGTCGTAGAGCAGGAAGAAGAGTTAGGTCACAATCAAGAGCCTCTGCAACAAGTGTCGAAACAGGAATCACTACTGGGGGAGCAGCAGGCTCGGTTGCAGATGATGAATTGCCTGAATTTGATGATGAACAGGATTTGGGtggagatgatgatgataatgCAGTTTTGGAAGAGGATGAAGATGAAGGAGAAGAGCTCTTTGGGGATAACATGGAAGC aGATTATCGGGCCATTCCTGCTTTGGACCGCTATGATGGAGAAGAATTGGATGAGTCTGATTATGATGCTATCTCTGAAACAGGGCGTAGGGAAGCAGAAAGAGCCATGCGCAAAAGAGATCAAGAAATGGGTGTTGGAGACATGCGAAGAGGGCTCTTTTACG ACGAGAGTGATGAGGATGATGAAAGTCGCCCTGCGAGAAAACGTCGTTTGGCTGAACGTGCGGCTGAAGGAATGGAAGTGGAAAATGAACAG GCTGTTGAATCCATTGAAAACTTGGAGGACATGCAGGGTTACTCTGTGAGTGAATGGGTATCACTTCTAGCCCCAAGAATGGAAATTTTGAATCGCTTCAAAAACTTTCTTCGTACTTATACAGACTCTAAAGGCAACGCAATTTTTAAGGAGAAAATTCGTCATATGTGCGAAG aaaacaaaagtagcTTCGAGTTGGATTACAACAAACTTGCGTCCGAGGAGCACGTATTGGCTTACTTTTTACCTGAAGCGCCCCTTGAAATGTTGGCAATATTCGATGAAGCTACGAAAGATATTGTTTTGGCTATGTTTCCCCAATATGAACGAATTGCTAAAGAAATTCACGTCCGTATTACTGATTTGCCCCTGGTAGAGGATATCCGTTCTCTGAGACAGCTGCACTTGAACCAACTCGTCCGTACACATGGTGTCGTTACTGCACAG aCTGGAGTACTACCACAGCTTTCGGTCGTAAAATATGATTGTAACAAATGTTCCTACGTTCTGGGACCATTTGCTCAAACCCAAAATAACGAAGTGAAACCCACTTCCTGTCCAGAGTGTCAAAGTACTGGTCCCTTTCag ATCAATATGGAACAAACTGTCTACCAAAATTATCAAAGAGTAACATTACAAGAAGCTCCAGGTAAGGTAGTAGCTGGTCGTCTACCACGAGCGAAGGATGCCATTCTGCTTGGAGATCTCTGCGACATGTGCAAGCCTGGCGATGAAATAGAGCTCACTGGCGTCTACACGAATAATTATGACGGTTCACTCAATACTGCCCAGGGCTTTCCCGTATTCGCCACCGTCCTTTTGGCCAATCATATTGCTAAAAAGGATGGAGATGCTTCCACCCGTTCCTTAACTGATGAAGATGTCAAAGCAATTATGGCCCTCAGCAAAGACGAACGCATTGCTGAGCGTATTGTTGCAAGTATCGGGCCCTCCATCTACGGTCACAAC GATATCAAACGAGCGCTAGCCCTAGCTTTATTCGGAGGAGAATCCAAAAACCCAGGGCAAAAACATCAGGTCCGAGGTGATATCAACGTGTTGATTTGCGGTGATCCCGGTACAGCCAAGTCACAATTTCTAAAGTATGTGGAAAAAATTGCCCCCCGAGCCGTTTTTACCACTGGTCAAGGTGCTTCGGCCGTCGGTCTAACAGCCTATGTCCAGCGTTCGCCAGTTACACGCGAGTGGACCCTTGAGGCTGGTGCACTCGTTTTAGCGGATAAAGGGTTCTGTCTTATTGACGAGTTTGATAAG ATGAACGATCAAGATCGAACATCAATCCATGAAGCTATGGAGCAGCAAAGTATTTCGATTTCGAAGGCTGGTATTGTGACGTCCTTACAAGCCCGTTGCTCCGTCATGGCTGCTGCCAATCCTTTGGGTGGGCGCTACGATCCATCAATTACCTTTTCCGAAAAT GTGGATTTGACGGAACCCATTTTGTCCCGTTTTGATATCCTTTGTGTTGTACGAGACACGGTCGATGCCGTTCAGGATGAATACTTAGCGCGATTTGTTGTCAATTCGCACATTCGCCACCACCCCAATGTCACCAATTCTGAACAG ATGGAAAACAATCCTGTCGACATCAACGATACGAATCTTTCTGGTGTCGAAAAAATTCCTCAAGATCTCCTCCGAAAATACATCACATACGCTCGTGAAAAAATACATCCAAAGTTACACCAAATCGACCAAGATAAGATTGCGCGTATGTACAGCGATCTCCGAAGAGAATCAATG GCTACCGGGAGCATTCCTATCACCGTCCGCCACATAGAAAGCATGATTCGATTGGCCGAAGCACACGCTAAGCTCCATTTACGTGAATATGTTATTGACGATGATGTTAATATGGCTATCCGAGTCATGCTCGAATCATTTATCGACACCCAAAAGTATTCTGTCATGCGAACTATGCGAAAA ACATTTGCTCGTTATCTGGCTTACAAACGAGATAATAACGAATTACTCTTCTTCCTCCTTCGCCAACTGGTCCATGAACAAACAGTTTATTTGCGCAACCGTTTCGATAGCGAGCCGGACACTGTTGAGATTTTAGAATCCGATCTCATCGACCGG GCTCGCCAAATCAACATACTAAATCTCAAGCCATTCTACGAAAGTGAGATTTTCCAGGCGAATCGGTTCACTCACgatccgaaaaagaaaatgattattcAGACACTTTAA
- the LOC130694759 gene encoding Na(+)/citrate cotransporter-like — translation MEGLQKMRLRISSLSAYWKTYVLVLLPLILLPLPIMGSGKEARTGFVIIIMAVYWMTEALPVPVTSLLPVVLFPLLGIMNTGKVCTAYMKETNMMFIGGLMVALAIEHCNLHKRIALKVLLYVGASPRWLMLGFMLTTMFLSMWISNTATTAMMVPIVDAVVQELFKDKVEETKKDSDVRVIPNGLSTSSSSLDIEHTFESICQNSETGSVDSVADYVGKSCMELTTSGEQRCADNPDDKKKIGSCVLMSIAYASNIGGTGSLIGSGPQLALKGILNELYGSDSGLNFATWMAFNVPGMLINTFFAWIWLQYLFIGFKRTTVDEKGKAVIVKKLIRKKYEELGPMTFHELVTLILFVLCVVLWFFRDPQFITGWSEFLPAVEVDDATAVMAIVMLFFIIPAKPKFWFSNPGERNSDRSSPALLEWKYVQDKLPWGIVLLLGGGFAISDASKISGLSTWLGSQLAGLSVLPPFAIMMIICIMTAAVTEVASNTATANILLPILSEMANTVQVNPLFLMLPATVTCSYAFMLPVATPPNAIVFAAGKMNPIDMMKAGFFMNIICVFTICVLTTSFGSLIFGFNEFPEWAIPKVSNETIVTVLLISNYTTQ, via the exons ATGGAAGGACTTCAAAAAATGCGTTTGCGCATTTCTTCTTTGTCAGCCTATTGGAAAACCTACGTTTTAGTGCTGTTGCCGTTAATTCTTTTACCGCTACCGATCATGGGGAGTGGAAAG GAAGCACGAACAGGCTTTGTAATCATCATAATGGCAGTTTACTGGATGACGGAAGCTTTGCCTGTACCTGTTACTAGTCTGCTTCCTGTCGTCCTCTTCCCTTTACTTGGCATTATGAATACAGGAAAAGTCTGCACTGCATACATGAAG GAAACAAACATGATGTTTATAGGAGGCCTGATGGTAGCTTTGGCAATCGAGCATTGCAATTTGCACAAGAGAATTGCTTTGAAAGTTTTGCTTTACGTCGGCGCTAGTCCTAGATG GTTGATGCTAGGATTCATGTTGACCACCATGTTTCTGTCCATGTGGATTTCAAATACAGCTACCACTGCCATG ATGGTTCCTATCGTTGACGCCGTGGTACAAGAGCTGTTTAAG GACAAGGTGGAGGAAACGAAGAAAGATTCAGACGTCCGTGTAATTCCAAATGGGTTGTCGACCTCTTCATCCTCGCTCGATATTGAACATACGTTTGAAAGCATTTGCCAGAATTCTGAAACAGGATCCGTAGATTCCGTTGCTGACTACGTTGGTAAAAGCTGCATGGAACTGACAACCTCTGGAGAGCAAAG ATGCGCCGACAACCCTgatgacaaaaagaaaatcggtaGCTGTGTACTCATGTCTATTGCATACGCTTCCAATATTGGAGGTACTGGATCTCTCATAGGTTCCGGTCCGCAATTAGCCCTTAAAGGAATATTGAATGA GTTGTATGGCTCAGATTCTGGTTTGAATTTTGCCACATGGATGGCATTTAATGTTCCAGGGATGCTTATCAACACATTCTTTGCATGGATATGGCTCCAGTATTTATTCATTGGATTCAAGCG aacaacggtagacgaaaaaggaaaagctgtAATTGTTAAAAAGCTAATTAGGAAAAAGTATGAAGAATTGGGACCAATGACCTTTCACGAACTGGTGACACTCATTTTATTCGTTTTGTGTGTTGTGCTCTGGTTTTTCCGCGACCCGCAATTTATCACTGGATGGTCCGAATTCTTACCTGCCGT AGAAGTGGATGATGCAACTGCAGTAATGGCTATCGTCATGCTTTTTTTCATCATCCCAGCAAAGCCAAAATTTTGGTTCAGTAATCCAGGAG aAAGAAATTCCGATCGATCCAGTCCTGCCCTTTTGGAATGGAAGTATGTACAGGATAAACTACCGTGGGGAATCGTTCTTCTTTTAG gcGGGGGTTTCGCCATATCCGATGCCTCAAAAATATCCGGACTTTCTACTTGGCTTGGAAGTCAATTAGCTGGTTTAAGTGTCCTGCCTCCATTTGCAATAATGATGATTATTTGCATCATGACCGCTGCCGTAACGGAAGT CGCATCTAACACAGCTACAGCCAATATCCTTCTACCTATTTTGTCTGAAATG GCAAATACTGTACAAGTCAACCCACTATTTCTGATGCTGCCTGCAACGGTCacttg TTCGTACGCCTTCATGTTGCCAGTGGCCACTCCTCCTAATGCAATTGTTTTCGCTGCAGGGAAAATGAATCCGATTGACATG ATGAAGGCCGGTTTCTTCATGAACATAATATGCGTTTTCACCATTTGTG